In Leguminivora glycinivorella isolate SPB_JAAS2020 chromosome 11, LegGlyc_1.1, whole genome shotgun sequence, a single window of DNA contains:
- the LOC125230881 gene encoding COP9 signalosome complex subunit 4 isoform X2: MPLNLQSVRQYLNELRNSGGLHKDQAEKYRNVLMEILKNPEGDLADSLKAFVEAIVNENVSLVISRQLLTDVSTHLALLPDPVSQDVSHYALDVIQPRVISFEEQVASIRQHLADIYERNQNWKEAANVLVGIPLETGQKQYSVDYKLETYLKIARLYLEVDDPVQAEAYVNRASLLQAETTNEQLQIYYKVCYARVLDYRRKFIEAAQRYNELSYRNIIHEDERMTCLRNALICTVLASAGQQRSRMLATLFKDERCQQLPAYSILEKMYLDRIIRRSELHEFEALMQTHQKATTPDGSSILDRAVFEHNLLSASKLYNNITFEELGALLETPPARAERIAAHMISEQRMHGHIDQISARVHFESEYTALASPVQHRRAHDLRAAHARTHRPDQRQGAL, translated from the exons ATGCCGCTGAACTTACAATCAGTCCGGCAGTATTTGAATGAACTGAGGAATTCTGGTGGTTTACACAAAGATCAAGCTGAAAA GTACCGCAATGTTCTCATGGAAATACTAAAAAATCCTGAGGGAGATTTAGCAGACTCACTCAAAGCGTTTGTAGAAGCAA TTGTGAATGAGAATGTGAGCCTAGTGATCTCCCGGCAACTGCTCACAGATGTCAGCACACATTTAGCATTGTTGCCAGATCCGGTATCACAGGATGTCTCACACTATGCCTTAGATGTCATACAACCAAGAGTCATCTCATTTGAAGAACAG GTAGCAAGCATCAGACAACACTTGGCGGATATTTACGAACGCAACCAAAACTGGAAGGAAGCTGCAAATGTATTAGTCGGAATTCCTTTAGAAACTGGACAAAA GCAGTACTCTGTTGATTACAAACTAGAGACATACCTAAAAATCGCGCGCCTTTACCTGGAGGTCGATGACCCCGTGCAGGCGGAGGCCTACGTCAACAGGGCTTCGCTGTTACAGGCCGAGACCACTAATGAACAGCTGCAGATTTATTACAAAGTGTGCTACGCCCGAGTTTTAGATTATAGGAG AAAGTTCATAGAAGCAGCTCAGAGATACAATGAGCTCTCGTACCGCAACATCATTCACGAAGACGAGCGCATGACGTGCCTACGCAACGCTCTCATCTGCACAGTGCTGGCCTCCGCAG GTCAGCAAAGATCCAGAATGTTGGCCACTCTGTTCAAAGACGAGCGGTGCCAGCAACTACCCGCGTATTCAATCCTGGAGAAGATGTACCTGGATCGCATCATTCGCCGTTCTGAGCTACACGAGTTTGAGGCTCTCATGCAGACGCATCAGAAG GCGACAACACCAGACGGCTCGTCCATCCTGGACCGCGCCGTGTTCGAGCACAACCTGCTGTCGGCGAGCAAGCTGTACAACAACATCACGTTCGAGGAGCTCGGCGCGCTGCTCGAGACGCCGCCCGCGCGCGCCGAGCGC ATCGCCGCGCACATGATCTCCGAGCAGCGCATGCACGGACACATCGACCAGATCAGCGCCAGGGTGCACTTTGAGAGTGAGTATACTGCTCTAGCCTCTCCTGTACAACATCGCCGCGCACATGATCTCCGAGCAGCGCATGCACGGACACATCGACCAGATCAGCGCCAGGGTGCACTTTGA
- the LOC125230881 gene encoding COP9 signalosome complex subunit 4 isoform X1: MPLNLQSVRQYLNELRNSGGLHKDQAEKYRNVLMEILKNPEGDLADSLKAFVEAIVNENVSLVISRQLLTDVSTHLALLPDPVSQDVSHYALDVIQPRVISFEEQVASIRQHLADIYERNQNWKEAANVLVGIPLETGQKQYSVDYKLETYLKIARLYLEVDDPVQAEAYVNRASLLQAETTNEQLQIYYKVCYARVLDYRRKFIEAAQRYNELSYRNIIHEDERMTCLRNALICTVLASAGQQRSRMLATLFKDERCQQLPAYSILEKMYLDRIIRRSELHEFEALMQTHQKATTPDGSSILDRAVFEHNLLSASKLYNNITFEELGALLETPPARAERIAAHMISEQRMHGHIDQISARVHFETREILPQWDKQIQSLCYQVNSLIEKIGAAEPEWMAKIVEEEMIQ, translated from the exons ATGCCGCTGAACTTACAATCAGTCCGGCAGTATTTGAATGAACTGAGGAATTCTGGTGGTTTACACAAAGATCAAGCTGAAAA GTACCGCAATGTTCTCATGGAAATACTAAAAAATCCTGAGGGAGATTTAGCAGACTCACTCAAAGCGTTTGTAGAAGCAA TTGTGAATGAGAATGTGAGCCTAGTGATCTCCCGGCAACTGCTCACAGATGTCAGCACACATTTAGCATTGTTGCCAGATCCGGTATCACAGGATGTCTCACACTATGCCTTAGATGTCATACAACCAAGAGTCATCTCATTTGAAGAACAG GTAGCAAGCATCAGACAACACTTGGCGGATATTTACGAACGCAACCAAAACTGGAAGGAAGCTGCAAATGTATTAGTCGGAATTCCTTTAGAAACTGGACAAAA GCAGTACTCTGTTGATTACAAACTAGAGACATACCTAAAAATCGCGCGCCTTTACCTGGAGGTCGATGACCCCGTGCAGGCGGAGGCCTACGTCAACAGGGCTTCGCTGTTACAGGCCGAGACCACTAATGAACAGCTGCAGATTTATTACAAAGTGTGCTACGCCCGAGTTTTAGATTATAGGAG AAAGTTCATAGAAGCAGCTCAGAGATACAATGAGCTCTCGTACCGCAACATCATTCACGAAGACGAGCGCATGACGTGCCTACGCAACGCTCTCATCTGCACAGTGCTGGCCTCCGCAG GTCAGCAAAGATCCAGAATGTTGGCCACTCTGTTCAAAGACGAGCGGTGCCAGCAACTACCCGCGTATTCAATCCTGGAGAAGATGTACCTGGATCGCATCATTCGCCGTTCTGAGCTACACGAGTTTGAGGCTCTCATGCAGACGCATCAGAAG GCGACAACACCAGACGGCTCGTCCATCCTGGACCGCGCCGTGTTCGAGCACAACCTGCTGTCGGCGAGCAAGCTGTACAACAACATCACGTTCGAGGAGCTCGGCGCGCTGCTCGAGACGCCGCCCGCGCGCGCCGAGCGCATCGCCGCGCACATGATCTCCGAGCAGCGCATGCACGGACACATCGACCAGATCAGCGCCAGGGTGCACTTTGAGA CGCGCGAGATCCTCCCACAGTGGGACAAGCAGATCCAGAGCCTCTGCTACCAGGTGAACAGCCTGATCGAGAAGATCGGCGCCGCCGAGCCAGAGTGGATGGCCAAGATTGTCGAGGAGGAGATGATACAGTGA